One window of the Triticum dicoccoides isolate Atlit2015 ecotype Zavitan chromosome 3B, WEW_v2.0, whole genome shotgun sequence genome contains the following:
- the LOC119281919 gene encoding peroxidase 2-like translates to MAVSSCFPLAARCSLLLTAALVLALSHGANGHVGAGARLSSSFYDDSCPSAHDIVRRVIQNARVADARIPASLIRLHFHDCFVQGCDGSLLLDNDLPAIMTEKEVPANNRSARGFDVVDDIKHALENACPGIVSCADILALASEISVELAGGPRWSVPLGRRDGTTTNVESANNLPSPFDSLQMLQEKFRNLGLDDTDLVALQGAHTFGRAQCQFTQQNCSAGQDGETLVNLDTVTPDVFDNKYYGNLLHGRAPLPSDQVMLSDPVAATTTAPIVHRFSGSQKDFFKNFAASMVKMGNISPMTGRAGEIRNICRRVNKKPY, encoded by the coding sequence ATGGCCGTTTCCTCTTGTTTCCCGTTGGCTGCTCGCTGCAGCCTCCTGCTCACGGCAGCGCTGGTCCTAGCGCTGAGCCATGGAGCCAATGGTCATGTCGGTGCCGGTGCTAGGTTGAGCTCGTCCTTTTACGATGACTCGTGCCCCAGTGCACATGACATTGTCCGGCGTGTCATCCAGAATGCCCGTGTCGCCGACGCACGCATCCCAGCCAGCCTCATCCGCCTCCACTTCCACGACTGCTTTGTTCAGGGCTGTGATGGCTCACTTTTGCTGGACAACGACCTCCCGGCGATCATGACCGAGAAGGAGGTCCCTGCCAACAACAGGTCAGCGCGCGGGTTTGATGTGGTTGACGACATCAAGCATGCACTGGAGAATGCGTGCCCCGGCATCGTGTCTTGTGCCGACATTCTCGCCCTCGCCTCCGAGATCTCAGTCGAGCTAGCTGGAGGGCCTCGCTGGAGTGTGCCGTTGGGCCGCCGTGATGGCACGACCACCAATGTTGAGAGCGCCAACAATCTCCCAAGCCCCTTCGACTCTCTGCAGATGCTCCAGGAGAAGTTCAGAAACTTGGGCCTCGACGACACTGACCTTGTCGCCCTCCAAGGAGCGCACACCTTTGGGCGGGCACAATGCCAATTCACACAGCAGAACTGCAGTGCCGGGCAGGACGGGGAGACGCTGGTGAACCTCGACACAGTTACCCCTGATGTCTTCGACAACAAGTACTATGGCAACCTCTTGCACGGCCGCGCCCCTCTCCCTTCAGACCAGGTAATGTTGTCCGACCCTGTCGCCGCCACGACCACCGCGCCGATCGTTCACAGGTTCTCCGGTAGCCAGAAGGACTTCTTCAAGAATTTCGCAGCCTCGATGGTCAAAATGGGGAACATAAGCCCGATGACTGGAAGGGCTGGGGAGATTAGGAACATCTGTCGGAGGGTGAACAAAAAACCCTATTGA